A single region of the Cronobacter condimenti 1330 genome encodes:
- a CDS encoding TRIC cation channel family protein → MLVYWLDIIGTAVFAISGVLLAGKLRMDPFGVLVLGVVTAVGGGTIRDMALDHGPVFWVKDPTDLVVAMVTCLLTIALVRQPRRLPKWVLPVLDAVGLAVFVGIGVNKAFMAGTGPLVAICMGVVTGVGGGIIRDVLAREIPMILRTEIYATACIAGGIVHATAFFTFAVPLEQASMMGMAITLTIRLAAIRWHLKLPTFALDEKA, encoded by the coding sequence ATGCTGGTTTACTGGCTGGATATTATTGGCACTGCGGTGTTTGCCATCTCCGGCGTTTTGCTGGCGGGCAAACTGCGTATGGATCCCTTCGGCGTGCTGGTGCTGGGCGTCGTCACCGCCGTCGGCGGCGGGACGATCCGCGATATGGCGCTCGATCACGGTCCGGTTTTTTGGGTCAAAGATCCCACCGATCTGGTGGTAGCGATGGTGACCTGCTTACTGACTATCGCGCTGGTGCGCCAGCCGCGACGTCTGCCGAAGTGGGTGCTGCCGGTTCTGGATGCCGTGGGGCTTGCGGTGTTCGTCGGGATTGGCGTCAACAAAGCATTTATGGCAGGCACCGGACCACTGGTCGCGATTTGCATGGGCGTGGTGACTGGCGTCGGCGGAGGCATTATCCGCGACGTGCTGGCGCGTGAAATCCCGATGATCCTGCGAACCGAAATCTACGCTACGGCCTGTATCGCAGGCGGGATTGTTCACGCCACCGCATTTTTTACCTTCGCGGTGCCGCTGGAACAGGCCAGTATGATGGGCATGGCAATTACCCTGACTATCCGCCTTGCAGCGATTCGCTGGCACCTGAAGTTACCGACGTTCGCGCTTGATGAAAAAGCGTGA
- the fhuD gene encoding Fe(3+)-hydroxamate ABC transporter substrate-binding protein FhuD, translated as MRDVLSTPFSRRRLMTAMALSPLMWQMAKARAATVNLQHIVALEWLPVEQLIALGVTPFAVADVPNYRLWVNDPPLPASVIDVGLRTEPNLELLTQLKPSLMIWSSGYGPAEAQLARIAPGMGVTFTDGKAPLTMARQSLLALAERLGLQVAAKTHLDEFEQFLAKMKPRFAGRGGRPLLMMSLLDARHALTIGTNSLFQPVLDAVNIPNAWQDDSNFWGSAIVGVERLAQFKDADVICFEHGDDPVMRQLAATPLWQAMPFVREGRFQRVPAVWFYGATLSAMRFGRVLDNALGGRA; from the coding sequence ATGCGTGATGTTCTCTCAACTCCTTTTAGCCGCCGTCGTCTGATGACGGCGATGGCGCTCTCGCCGCTGATGTGGCAGATGGCAAAGGCGCGTGCGGCGACGGTCAATCTGCAACATATCGTGGCGCTCGAATGGCTGCCCGTGGAACAACTGATTGCGCTGGGTGTGACGCCCTTCGCGGTGGCGGACGTGCCGAATTATCGCCTGTGGGTCAACGATCCACCGCTGCCGGCATCCGTGATTGACGTGGGTCTGCGCACCGAGCCAAACCTTGAATTGCTGACTCAACTGAAGCCGTCGCTGATGATCTGGTCGTCAGGTTATGGCCCGGCGGAGGCGCAGCTTGCGCGAATTGCGCCCGGTATGGGCGTGACCTTTACGGATGGTAAAGCACCGCTCACGATGGCGCGACAGTCGCTGCTGGCGCTGGCCGAACGGCTGGGGCTACAGGTGGCGGCGAAAACGCACCTTGATGAATTCGAACAGTTCCTCGCGAAGATGAAGCCGCGTTTTGCGGGCCGCGGTGGACGTCCGCTGTTAATGATGTCGCTGCTGGACGCGCGCCATGCGCTGACCATCGGCACAAACAGCCTGTTCCAGCCGGTGCTGGACGCCGTCAATATTCCTAATGCCTGGCAGGACGATAGCAACTTCTGGGGCAGCGCGATCGTCGGCGTCGAACGGCTCGCGCAGTTTAAAGACGCCGATGTTATCTGCTTTGAACATGGCGACGACCCGGTGATGCGCCAGCTTGCCGCCACGCCGCTCTGGCAGGCGATGCCGTTTGTGCGCGAAGGGCGTTTTCAGCGCGTGCCCGCGGTCTGGTTCTACGGCGCGACGCTCTCGGCGATGCGCTTTGGCCGCGTGCTGGATAACGCGCTGGGAGGCCGGGCATGA
- the hemL gene encoding glutamate-1-semialdehyde 2,1-aminomutase produces MSKSENLFAAARELIPGGVNSPVRAFTGVGGTPLFIERADGAYLYDADGKAYIDYVGSWGPMVLGHNHPAIRNAVIEAAQRGLSFGAPTEMEVKMAQLVTDLVPTMDMVRMVNSGTEATMSAIRLARGFTRRDKIIKFEGCYHGHADHLLVKAGSGALTLGQPNSPGVPADFAKHTLTCTYNDLASVREAFELYPQDIACIIVEPVAGNMNCILPQPEFLPGLRALCDEFGALLIIDEVMTGFRVALAGAQAYYNVVPDLTCLGKIIGGGMPVGAFGGRREVMEALAPTGPVYQAGTLSGNPVAMAAGYACLSEVAQPGIHSTLDALTTQLSEGLLDAAKEAGIPLVVNHVGGMFGLFFTDAAAVTCYQDVVKCDVERFKRFFHLMLEEGVYFAPSAFEAGFMSVAHSEEDINNTIDAARRVFAKL; encoded by the coding sequence ATGAGTAAGTCTGAAAACCTCTTTGCCGCCGCCCGCGAACTTATTCCAGGTGGCGTGAACTCGCCGGTGCGCGCTTTTACCGGCGTCGGCGGCACGCCGCTCTTTATCGAACGGGCGGACGGGGCTTATCTCTATGATGCCGATGGCAAAGCCTATATTGATTATGTCGGCTCCTGGGGCCCGATGGTGCTCGGCCATAACCACCCGGCTATCCGCAACGCGGTGATAGAAGCGGCGCAGCGCGGCCTGAGCTTCGGCGCGCCGACTGAAATGGAAGTGAAAATGGCGCAGCTCGTCACCGACCTGGTGCCGACAATGGACATGGTGCGCATGGTGAACTCCGGCACCGAAGCGACGATGAGCGCCATCCGTCTGGCGCGCGGTTTTACCCGCCGTGACAAAATCATCAAGTTCGAAGGCTGCTACCACGGTCACGCCGATCACCTGCTGGTGAAAGCCGGCTCCGGCGCGCTGACCCTCGGCCAGCCGAACTCGCCAGGCGTACCGGCAGATTTCGCCAAACATACCCTCACCTGCACCTATAACGATCTGGCGTCGGTGCGCGAGGCATTTGAGCTTTACCCGCAGGATATCGCCTGCATTATCGTAGAGCCGGTCGCAGGCAACATGAATTGTATTTTACCGCAGCCGGAATTCCTGCCGGGCCTGCGTGCACTGTGCGACGAATTCGGCGCGCTGCTCATTATCGATGAAGTGATGACGGGATTCCGCGTCGCGCTGGCGGGCGCGCAGGCCTATTACAACGTAGTGCCGGACCTCACCTGCCTTGGCAAAATCATCGGCGGCGGTATGCCGGTAGGCGCGTTCGGCGGGCGTCGTGAAGTCATGGAAGCGCTGGCCCCGACCGGCCCGGTCTACCAGGCCGGAACGCTCTCCGGCAACCCGGTCGCTATGGCGGCGGGCTACGCGTGCTTAAGCGAAGTGGCGCAGCCGGGCATACACAGCACGCTGGATGCGTTGACGACGCAGCTGTCGGAAGGCCTTCTGGATGCTGCGAAAGAGGCAGGTATTCCACTGGTGGTGAACCATGTCGGTGGGATGTTCGGGCTCTTCTTTACCGACGCCGCAGCCGTGACCTGCTATCAGGATGTAGTGAAATGCGATGTCGAGCGCTTTAAGCGCTTCTTCCATCTGATGCTGGAAGAAGGCGTTTATTTCGCGCCGTCCGCGTTCGAAGCGGGCTTTATGTCCGTCGCGCACAGCGAAGAAGATATCAACAACACCATCGACGCCGCGCGTCGCGTGTTCGCGAAGCTGTAA
- the erpA gene encoding iron-sulfur cluster insertion protein ErpA, whose amino-acid sequence MSDDVALPLQFTDAAANKVKSLIADEENPNLKLRVYITGGGCSGFQYGFTFDDQINDGDMTIEKQGVSLVVDPMSLQYLVGGAVDYTEGLEGSRFVVNNPNATSTCGCGSSFSI is encoded by the coding sequence ATGAGTGATGACGTAGCGCTGCCTCTGCAGTTTACTGACGCAGCAGCCAATAAAGTAAAAAGCCTGATCGCAGATGAAGAAAACCCGAATCTCAAGCTGCGCGTCTACATCACCGGTGGTGGTTGCAGCGGCTTCCAGTATGGTTTTACCTTTGACGACCAGATCAACGATGGCGATATGACTATCGAGAAGCAGGGCGTGTCGCTGGTCGTAGACCCGATGAGTCTGCAATATCTTGTCGGCGGCGCGGTGGATTACACTGAAGGCCTTGAAGGATCGCGTTTCGTGGTGAATAACCCGAACGCCACCAGCACATGCGGGTGTGGTTCCTCCTTCAGCATCTGA
- the fhuC gene encoding Fe3+-hydroxamate ABC transporter ATP-binding protein FhuC produces the protein MQDKTSPPDAGFSLKDLSFRVPGRTLLHPLSLTFPAGKVTGLIGHNGSGKSTLLKMLGRHQKPSEGDILLNGEPLARWNSKAFAREVAYLPQQLPAAEGMTVRELVAIGRYPWHGALGRFGAEDRERVEEAISLVGLKPLAHRLVDSLSGGERQRAWIAMLVAQNSRCLLLDEPTSALDIAHQVDVLALIHRLSQQRGLTVIAVLHDINMAARYCDHLVALRGGEMIAEGSPLELMNGETLQQIYGIPMGILPHPAGLAPVSFVC, from the coding sequence ATGCAGGACAAAACATCCCCGCCCGACGCTGGTTTTTCTTTAAAAGATCTCTCTTTTCGTGTGCCCGGACGCACGCTGCTTCACCCCTTGTCGCTCACCTTTCCGGCGGGCAAAGTCACTGGCCTTATCGGTCACAACGGCTCCGGCAAATCCACGCTTTTGAAAATGCTGGGCCGTCACCAGAAACCCTCTGAAGGCGACATTTTGCTGAACGGCGAGCCGCTTGCGCGCTGGAACAGCAAAGCATTCGCACGTGAAGTCGCGTATCTGCCGCAGCAGTTGCCTGCAGCCGAAGGGATGACGGTGCGCGAGCTGGTGGCGATTGGTCGCTATCCGTGGCACGGCGCGCTCGGGCGTTTTGGCGCAGAAGATCGCGAGCGGGTGGAAGAGGCGATAAGCCTGGTGGGCCTGAAGCCGCTGGCGCACCGGCTGGTGGACAGCCTTTCGGGCGGCGAACGTCAGCGTGCATGGATAGCCATGCTGGTGGCGCAAAACAGCCGCTGTCTGCTGCTCGACGAGCCGACCTCGGCGCTGGATATCGCCCACCAGGTCGACGTGCTGGCGCTTATCCACCGTTTAAGCCAGCAGCGTGGGCTGACCGTCATCGCCGTTCTGCACGATATCAACATGGCGGCGCGTTATTGCGACCATCTGGTGGCGCTACGCGGCGGAGAAATGATAGCTGAGGGAAGCCCGCTTGAATTAATGAACGGCGAAACGCTCCAGCAAATCTATGGCATTCCGATGGGCATTCTGCCGCATCCGGCAGGTCTGGCACCCGTGAGCTTCGTCTGCTGA
- the clcA gene encoding H(+)/Cl(-) exchange transporter ClcA, with product MNSQTPPPRHVKGLRHAAVIRRLLLRDKTPLTILLLAALTGLVTGLMGVAFEKAVVWVSQQRIGLLVQVADNPWYVWPLAFVLSALLAMIGYWLVRRFAPEAGGSGIPEIEGALEELRPVRWWRVLPVKFIGGMGTLGAGMVLGREGPTVQIGGNIGRMVLDLFRRNDAEARHTLLATGAAAGLAAAFNAPLAGILFIIEEMRPQFRYNLISIKAVFTGVIMSSIVFRVFNGERAVIEVGHLTNAPVHTLWLYLLLGIIFGAIGPLFNRMVLGMQDVFARIHGGNITRWVLLGGAIGGLCGLLALWEPVAAGGGFDLIPVAAAGNFTVGMLLFIFIARVVTTVLCFSSGAPGGIFAPMLALGTLLGSAFGMACAAWFPDWQLQAGTFAIAGMGALLAASVRAPITGIVLVLEMTDNYQLILPMIITCLGATLLAQFLGGKPLYSTILARTLAKQEAQRQVQADGRNT from the coding sequence ATGAATTCTCAGACGCCCCCACCGCGCCACGTCAAAGGATTACGGCACGCTGCTGTTATCCGACGGTTACTGCTACGCGATAAAACGCCGTTAACTATCTTGTTGCTCGCTGCGCTGACCGGTCTTGTGACGGGGCTTATGGGCGTGGCGTTCGAAAAAGCGGTGGTCTGGGTATCGCAGCAGCGCATCGGGTTGCTGGTGCAGGTGGCGGATAACCCCTGGTACGTCTGGCCGCTGGCATTTGTGCTTTCCGCGCTGCTCGCGATGATCGGGTACTGGCTGGTACGTCGCTTCGCGCCGGAGGCTGGCGGTTCGGGCATTCCGGAGATTGAAGGCGCGCTGGAGGAGTTGCGTCCGGTGCGCTGGTGGCGCGTCTTGCCGGTGAAGTTTATTGGCGGGATGGGAACACTCGGCGCGGGCATGGTGCTGGGGCGCGAAGGGCCGACGGTGCAGATTGGCGGGAATATTGGGCGCATGGTGCTCGATCTCTTTCGCCGAAACGATGCCGAAGCGCGCCACACGTTGCTCGCGACAGGGGCAGCAGCGGGGCTTGCGGCCGCCTTTAACGCGCCGCTGGCGGGCATTCTGTTTATCATCGAAGAGATGCGCCCGCAGTTTCGCTATAACCTGATCTCCATTAAAGCGGTGTTCACCGGCGTGATTATGTCGAGCATCGTCTTTCGCGTGTTTAACGGCGAACGGGCGGTCATTGAAGTTGGGCATCTTACCAACGCGCCGGTTCACACGCTCTGGCTCTATCTGCTGCTCGGTATTATTTTCGGCGCTATCGGACCGCTGTTTAACCGCATGGTGCTCGGGATGCAGGATGTCTTTGCGCGTATTCACGGCGGCAATATTACCCGCTGGGTGCTGCTCGGCGGCGCGATTGGCGGCCTGTGCGGTCTGCTGGCGCTGTGGGAGCCGGTCGCCGCAGGCGGTGGGTTTGACCTGATTCCGGTGGCGGCGGCGGGTAACTTCACCGTGGGCATGCTGCTGTTTATTTTTATCGCCCGCGTGGTAACGACGGTGCTCTGTTTTTCCTCCGGCGCGCCGGGCGGGATTTTTGCGCCGATGCTGGCGCTCGGCACGCTGCTTGGCAGCGCCTTCGGCATGGCGTGCGCGGCCTGGTTCCCGGACTGGCAGTTGCAGGCAGGCACGTTCGCCATCGCCGGGATGGGCGCGCTGCTTGCCGCCTCCGTCAGGGCGCCTATCACCGGCATCGTGCTGGTGCTGGAGATGACGGATAATTACCAGCTCATTTTGCCAATGATTATTACCTGTCTCGGCGCGACACTGCTTGCCCAGTTCCTTGGCGGCAAGCCGCTTTATTCAACGATCCTTGCGCGTACGCTTGCGAAACAAGAGGCGCAGCGGCAGGTACAGGCCGACGGGCGGAATACTTGA
- the fhuB gene encoding Fe(3+)-hydroxamate ABC transporter permease FhuB: MRTRHLLFPALLLGLLFALGLGLSWINLNAWLPRAQWREALWHPDIDAIDQMLFHYSLLPRFAVSLLVGAGLGLVGVLFQQVLRNPLAEPTTLGVATGAQLGVTVATLWALPGGVLTAQFAALAGACAVGLLVFGVAWGKRLSPVTLILAGLVVSLYCGAVNQLLVLFHHDQLQSMFLWSTGALNQNDWSVAARLWPQLLAGFLLTLLLLRPLTLMGLDDGVARNLGLALSLARLATLTLAIVISALLVNAVGIIGFIGLFAPLLAKMLGARRLLARLLLASLIGALLLWLSDQFILWLSRVWLDVSTGMATALFGAPLLLWLLPRLRTMSAPAMNAGDRIPAERGHVARWALAALLLMLGVAVLALCFGRDAHGWVFAQGDVLRELLGWRWPRVLAALCAGAMLAAAGCIIQRLTGNPMASPEVLGISSGAAFGVVMLLLFVPGDAFGWLLPAGSVGAAATLMIILIAAGRGGFSPHRMLLAGMALSTAFTMLLMMLQASGDPRMAQVITWVSGSTYSVTPQQARHSLWVMLVLLALTPLCRRWLTVLPLGGDTARAVGMALTPTRIVLLLLASALTAAATLTIGPLSFIGLMAPHITRMLGFRRALPQLVIASLLGGMLMMLADWAGRMAMFPYQIPAGLLATFIGAPYFVYLLRKQSR; the protein is encoded by the coding sequence ATGAGAACGCGTCATCTGCTTTTCCCCGCGTTATTGCTGGGGCTGTTATTCGCGCTGGGGCTGGGGCTCAGTTGGATAAACCTGAACGCCTGGCTGCCGCGCGCGCAATGGCGCGAGGCGCTATGGCACCCGGATATCGATGCTATCGATCAGATGCTGTTCCACTATAGCCTGCTGCCACGCTTCGCGGTCTCGCTGCTGGTTGGCGCAGGGCTGGGGCTGGTGGGCGTGTTATTCCAGCAGGTGCTGCGTAACCCGCTTGCGGAGCCGACTACGCTCGGTGTCGCGACCGGCGCGCAGCTTGGCGTCACGGTCGCGACACTCTGGGCGTTGCCCGGTGGCGTCCTGACGGCGCAGTTCGCGGCGCTGGCAGGCGCCTGCGCCGTGGGGCTGCTGGTGTTCGGTGTCGCCTGGGGCAAGCGCCTCTCGCCAGTGACGCTTATCCTGGCGGGCCTGGTGGTGAGCCTGTACTGCGGCGCGGTCAACCAACTGCTGGTGCTGTTTCACCACGATCAGCTGCAAAGCATGTTTTTATGGAGTACCGGAGCGCTCAACCAGAATGACTGGAGCGTGGCGGCGCGGCTGTGGCCGCAGCTGCTGGCGGGATTTTTGCTGACGCTGCTGCTCCTGCGCCCGCTCACCCTGATGGGGCTCGATGACGGCGTGGCGCGTAATCTTGGGCTTGCGCTCTCGCTGGCGCGCCTCGCTACTCTGACGCTCGCGATTGTTATCAGCGCACTGCTGGTTAACGCGGTGGGCATTATTGGGTTTATCGGTCTGTTCGCGCCGCTGCTTGCGAAAATGCTCGGCGCGCGGCGGTTACTGGCACGTCTGCTGCTGGCATCGCTTATCGGCGCGCTGCTATTGTGGCTCTCCGATCAATTTATCCTCTGGCTCTCCCGCGTCTGGCTTGATGTCTCGACCGGCATGGCGACCGCGCTGTTTGGCGCGCCGCTGCTGCTCTGGCTGCTGCCGCGGCTGCGCACCATGAGCGCGCCGGCGATGAACGCAGGCGACCGCATTCCGGCGGAGCGTGGGCATGTAGCGCGCTGGGCGCTGGCGGCGTTGCTGCTGATGCTGGGCGTCGCGGTGCTGGCGCTCTGCTTTGGCCGTGACGCGCACGGCTGGGTCTTCGCGCAGGGCGATGTGCTGCGTGAGCTGCTCGGCTGGCGCTGGCCGCGTGTACTGGCGGCGCTGTGTGCAGGCGCGATGCTCGCGGCGGCGGGCTGTATTATCCAGCGCCTCACCGGTAACCCTATGGCGAGCCCTGAAGTGCTTGGCATCAGTTCGGGTGCCGCGTTTGGCGTGGTGATGCTGCTGCTGTTCGTGCCAGGCGACGCTTTTGGCTGGCTGCTGCCGGCGGGAAGCGTAGGGGCGGCGGCAACGCTGATGATTATTCTGATTGCCGCCGGTCGCGGCGGGTTCTCGCCGCACCGGATGCTGCTTGCGGGGATGGCGCTCAGTACGGCCTTCACGATGTTGCTGATGATGCTTCAGGCGAGCGGCGATCCGCGAATGGCGCAGGTGATTACCTGGGTTTCCGGGTCGACGTATAGCGTGACGCCACAGCAGGCAAGGCATTCCCTCTGGGTGATGCTGGTGTTGCTGGCGCTAACGCCGCTGTGTCGCCGCTGGCTTACCGTGTTGCCGCTTGGAGGCGATACCGCCCGGGCGGTCGGCATGGCGCTGACGCCGACGAGGATAGTGTTGCTGCTGCTCGCCTCGGCATTGACCGCGGCGGCGACGCTGACCATCGGACCGCTGAGCTTTATTGGCCTGATGGCGCCACACATTACGCGAATGCTGGGTTTTCGACGCGCGCTGCCGCAGCTGGTGATTGCTTCGCTGTTGGGTGGGATGCTGATGATGCTGGCCGACTGGGCGGGCCGTATGGCGATGTTCCCGTATCAGATCCCGGCAGGGCTACTGGCGACGTTTATCGGCGCGCCCTATTTTGTTTATCTGTTGCGTAAGCAGAGCCGTTAA